Proteins encoded by one window of Rhea pennata isolate bPtePen1 chromosome 11, bPtePen1.pri, whole genome shotgun sequence:
- the LOC134145138 gene encoding uncharacterized protein LOC134145138 isoform X1 has product MCGIKCFRKTLETLCKNCPLACISPLTYPSLASLLSSDLFLILQWTCAAVEITERRGVAEGSSVLLCAPDTKNANIIEWEHIKNTSSEFILQYYADSQSPTIYPAYQGRVIFYPENGSLLLLKLREMDNGVYKATVDLVQDKARTTLLEVIKPVPQPELQYSSSLAGSPIELVCVLPKGRVDVISWKKEGHLLPLERCYQLSENNTVLRIAKGEKADCGSYSCNVSNEISWKEAVLNLTVVGLPRPLRYAQIMAAAALMFAAGSVVDFIVLLCQPDKQGFGKKVRRWMTLCIQGLVCVSSLLLLTTSIFWVQQEGPSAAFILLGLFLFATIMMTVLQTVTLVCRPAALIYFKTKKWYCVILNTAAPTAVIVLVLFTSLLLQNIQRLHERGCSEPINLMLIFILTAAVALFMPLVFFLCYHKSVKKERKMENVQVVRVTGGMATLVQEEL; this is encoded by the exons ATGTGTGGtataaaatgcttcagaaaaacacTTGAGACCTTGTGCAAAAATTGCCCTTTGGCTTGTATTTCACCACTAACTTATCCTTCTCTGGcatctcttctctcctcagacctatttttaattttgcaatggacttgtgcagcagtggaaatcacagaaagaaGAGGTGTAGCCGAAGGATCCTCTGTGCTGTTGTGTGCGCCAGATACCAAGAACGCAAACATCATTGAGTGGGAACACATAAAAAACACCAGTTCTGAATTCATCCTGCAGTACTACGCAGATTCACAGTCTCCAACTATCTACCCGGCTTACCAAGGCAGAGTGATTTTCTATCCAGAGAATGGCTCCCTTCTCTTGTTAAAGCTACGAGAGATGGACAATGGAGTCTATAAAGCAACAGTTGACCTGGTGCAGGATAAAGCTAGGACAACTTTGCTTGAAGTTATCA AGCCTGTGCCCCAGCCTGAGCTCCAATACAGTTCAAGCCTGGCAGGTTCACCCATCGAGTTGGTCTGTGTCCTGCCGAAAGGAAGAGTGGATGTCATCTCTTGGAAGAAGGAGGGACATCTTCTCCCCCTAGAAAGATGCTATCAGCTCTCTGAAAACAACACTGTGCTGCGGATTGCAAAAGGGGAGAAGGCAGACTGCGGCTCCTACTCCTGCAATGTCAGCAATGAGATAAGCTGGAAGGAAGCAGTGCTGAACCTGACTGTAGTGG GTCTCCCGCGCCCTCTACGCTATGCTCAGATAATGGCTGCTGCTGCGCTGATGTTTGCTGCGGGGTCTGTGGTAGACTTCATTGTCCTGCTCTGTCAGCCAGATAAGCAAGGATTTG GAAAGAAAGTGAGGAGATGGATGACTCTGTGCATCCAAGGACTGGTGTGtgtctcctctcttctcctgctcACCACCTCTATTTTCTGGGTGCAACAAGAAG GTCCTTCTGCTGCCTTCATACTGCTCGGGCTTTTCCTCTTTGCTACAATAATGATGACTGTCCTCCAAACAGTAACACTGGTGTGCAGACCAGCAGCTCTCATCTATTTCAAGACCAAAAAAT GGTACTGCGTCATCCTGAACACTGCAGCCCCCACAGCAGTGATCGTCCTTGTGCTGTTCACCAGCCTCCTGCTCCAAAATATCCAACGGCTCCATG agcGAGGCTGCTCGGAGCCCATTAATCTGATGCTCATCTTCATCCTTACTGCTGCGGTAGCCCTGTTCATGCCGCTGGTCTTCTTCCTATGCT ATCACAAGAGTGtaaagaaggagaggaagatggAAAATGTGCAAGTCGTCCGTGTCACAGGGGGCATGGCAACCTTG gTACAGGAAGAACTCTGA
- the LOC134145138 gene encoding uncharacterized protein LOC134145138 isoform X2 has translation MSTPLHSAVAGYLFLILQWTCAAVEITERRGVAEGSSVLLCAPDTKNANIIEWEHIKNTSSEFILQYYADSQSPTIYPAYQGRVIFYPENGSLLLLKLREMDNGVYKATVDLVQDKARTTLLEVIKPVPQPELQYSSSLAGSPIELVCVLPKGRVDVISWKKEGHLLPLERCYQLSENNTVLRIAKGEKADCGSYSCNVSNEISWKEAVLNLTVVGLPRPLRYAQIMAAAALMFAAGSVVDFIVLLCQPDKQGFGKKVRRWMTLCIQGLVCVSSLLLLTTSIFWVQQEGPSAAFILLGLFLFATIMMTVLQTVTLVCRPAALIYFKTKKWYCVILNTAAPTAVIVLVLFTSLLLQNIQRLHERGCSEPINLMLIFILTAAVALFMPLVFFLCYHKSVKKERKMENVQVVRVTGGMATLVQEEL, from the exons ATGTCGACACCGCTCCACTCGGCTGTTGCAGGCT acctatttttaattttgcaatggacttgtgcagcagtggaaatcacagaaagaaGAGGTGTAGCCGAAGGATCCTCTGTGCTGTTGTGTGCGCCAGATACCAAGAACGCAAACATCATTGAGTGGGAACACATAAAAAACACCAGTTCTGAATTCATCCTGCAGTACTACGCAGATTCACAGTCTCCAACTATCTACCCGGCTTACCAAGGCAGAGTGATTTTCTATCCAGAGAATGGCTCCCTTCTCTTGTTAAAGCTACGAGAGATGGACAATGGAGTCTATAAAGCAACAGTTGACCTGGTGCAGGATAAAGCTAGGACAACTTTGCTTGAAGTTATCA AGCCTGTGCCCCAGCCTGAGCTCCAATACAGTTCAAGCCTGGCAGGTTCACCCATCGAGTTGGTCTGTGTCCTGCCGAAAGGAAGAGTGGATGTCATCTCTTGGAAGAAGGAGGGACATCTTCTCCCCCTAGAAAGATGCTATCAGCTCTCTGAAAACAACACTGTGCTGCGGATTGCAAAAGGGGAGAAGGCAGACTGCGGCTCCTACTCCTGCAATGTCAGCAATGAGATAAGCTGGAAGGAAGCAGTGCTGAACCTGACTGTAGTGG GTCTCCCGCGCCCTCTACGCTATGCTCAGATAATGGCTGCTGCTGCGCTGATGTTTGCTGCGGGGTCTGTGGTAGACTTCATTGTCCTGCTCTGTCAGCCAGATAAGCAAGGATTTG GAAAGAAAGTGAGGAGATGGATGACTCTGTGCATCCAAGGACTGGTGTGtgtctcctctcttctcctgctcACCACCTCTATTTTCTGGGTGCAACAAGAAG GTCCTTCTGCTGCCTTCATACTGCTCGGGCTTTTCCTCTTTGCTACAATAATGATGACTGTCCTCCAAACAGTAACACTGGTGTGCAGACCAGCAGCTCTCATCTATTTCAAGACCAAAAAAT GGTACTGCGTCATCCTGAACACTGCAGCCCCCACAGCAGTGATCGTCCTTGTGCTGTTCACCAGCCTCCTGCTCCAAAATATCCAACGGCTCCATG agcGAGGCTGCTCGGAGCCCATTAATCTGATGCTCATCTTCATCCTTACTGCTGCGGTAGCCCTGTTCATGCCGCTGGTCTTCTTCCTATGCT ATCACAAGAGTGtaaagaaggagaggaagatggAAAATGTGCAAGTCGTCCGTGTCACAGGGGGCATGGCAACCTTG gTACAGGAAGAACTCTGA
- the LOC134145138 gene encoding uncharacterized protein LOC134145138 isoform X3 — translation MCGIKCFRKTLETLCKNCPLACISPLTYPSLASLLSSDLFLILQWTCAAVEITERRGVAEGSSVLLCAPDTKNANIIEWEHIKNTSSEFILQYYADSQSPTIYPAYQGRVIFYPENGSLLLLKLREMDNGVYKATVDLVQDKARTTLLEVIKPVPQPELQYSSSLAGSPIELVCVLPKGRVDVISWKKEGHLLPLERCYQLSENNTVLRIAKGEKADCGSYSCNVSNEISWKEAVLNLTVVGLPRPLRYAQIMAAAALMFAAGSVVDFIVLLCQPDKQGFGKKVRRWMTLCIQGLVCVSSLLLLTTSIFWVQQEGYCVILNTAAPTAVIVLVLFTSLLLQNIQRLHERGCSEPINLMLIFILTAAVALFMPLVFFLCYHKSVKKERKMENVQVVRVTGGMATLVQEEL, via the exons ATGTGTGGtataaaatgcttcagaaaaacacTTGAGACCTTGTGCAAAAATTGCCCTTTGGCTTGTATTTCACCACTAACTTATCCTTCTCTGGcatctcttctctcctcagacctatttttaattttgcaatggacttgtgcagcagtggaaatcacagaaagaaGAGGTGTAGCCGAAGGATCCTCTGTGCTGTTGTGTGCGCCAGATACCAAGAACGCAAACATCATTGAGTGGGAACACATAAAAAACACCAGTTCTGAATTCATCCTGCAGTACTACGCAGATTCACAGTCTCCAACTATCTACCCGGCTTACCAAGGCAGAGTGATTTTCTATCCAGAGAATGGCTCCCTTCTCTTGTTAAAGCTACGAGAGATGGACAATGGAGTCTATAAAGCAACAGTTGACCTGGTGCAGGATAAAGCTAGGACAACTTTGCTTGAAGTTATCA AGCCTGTGCCCCAGCCTGAGCTCCAATACAGTTCAAGCCTGGCAGGTTCACCCATCGAGTTGGTCTGTGTCCTGCCGAAAGGAAGAGTGGATGTCATCTCTTGGAAGAAGGAGGGACATCTTCTCCCCCTAGAAAGATGCTATCAGCTCTCTGAAAACAACACTGTGCTGCGGATTGCAAAAGGGGAGAAGGCAGACTGCGGCTCCTACTCCTGCAATGTCAGCAATGAGATAAGCTGGAAGGAAGCAGTGCTGAACCTGACTGTAGTGG GTCTCCCGCGCCCTCTACGCTATGCTCAGATAATGGCTGCTGCTGCGCTGATGTTTGCTGCGGGGTCTGTGGTAGACTTCATTGTCCTGCTCTGTCAGCCAGATAAGCAAGGATTTG GAAAGAAAGTGAGGAGATGGATGACTCTGTGCATCCAAGGACTGGTGTGtgtctcctctcttctcctgctcACCACCTCTATTTTCTGGGTGCAACAAGAAG GGTACTGCGTCATCCTGAACACTGCAGCCCCCACAGCAGTGATCGTCCTTGTGCTGTTCACCAGCCTCCTGCTCCAAAATATCCAACGGCTCCATG agcGAGGCTGCTCGGAGCCCATTAATCTGATGCTCATCTTCATCCTTACTGCTGCGGTAGCCCTGTTCATGCCGCTGGTCTTCTTCCTATGCT ATCACAAGAGTGtaaagaaggagaggaagatggAAAATGTGCAAGTCGTCCGTGTCACAGGGGGCATGGCAACCTTG gTACAGGAAGAACTCTGA